A stretch of Rhea pennata isolate bPtePen1 chromosome 18, bPtePen1.pri, whole genome shotgun sequence DNA encodes these proteins:
- the FIBCD1 gene encoding fibrinogen C domain-containing protein 1 — protein MGNDRWKTMGGASHLEDGQQEKAQRMSCGYVLCTVLLSVAVLLAVTVTGAILFMNHYHTPVTESPPVISTNPEEANALVTIQKADSSRINIFIDPNCPDQAGSFTRLEGLQSSVLRALSEHDAEAKAAKGQQRALLATVADEVAKLLAHAAQLRADCDGLKKGHSAVGQELSALHSEQGRLIQLLSESQSDVARLASSVSDVLEALQRDRGSARPRLKADLQRVPARGARPRGCSNGSRPRDCFDVYASGQQEDGVYSIFPTHHPSGFQVYCDMSTDGGGWTVFQRREDGSVNFFRGWAAYRDGFGKLTGEHWLGLQRIHLLTAQAGYELRVDLEDFDNGTAFARYGTFGVGLFSVDAEEDGYPVSIADYSGTAGDSFLKHNGMKFTTKDLDNDHSENNCAAFYHGAWWYRNCHTSNLNGQYLKGHHSSYADGIEWSSWTGWQYSLKFTEMKIRPVREEN, from the exons aTGGGCAACGACCGGTGGAAAACCATGGGAGGAGCGTCGCACCTTGAGGACGGGCAGCAGGAGAAGGCGCAG AGGATGAGCTGCGGGTACGTGCTGTGCACCGTGCTGCTCTCGGTGGCCGTCCTGCTGGCCGTGACGGTCACCGGGGCCATCCTCTTCATGAACCACTACCACACGCCCGTCACGGAGTCGCCGCCCGTCATCAGCACCAACCCCGAGGAGGCCAACGCCCTGGTGACCATCCAGAAGGCCGACAGCTCCCGCATCAACATCTTCATCGACCCCAACTGCCCCGACCAGGCGGGCAGCTTCACGCGCCTCGAGGGCCTCCAGTCCTCCGTGCTGCGGGCCCTGAGCGAGCACGACGCCGAGGCCAAGGCCGCcaaagggcagcagagagccCTGCTGGCCACCGTGGCCGACGAGGTGGCCAAGCTGCTGGCGCACGCCGCCCAGCTGCGCGCCGACTGCGACGGCCTCAAGAAAGGGCAcagcgccgtggggcaggagcTCAGCGCCCTGCACAGCGAGCAGGGCAGGCTCATCCAG CTGCTCTCGGAGAGCCAGAGCGACGTGGCCCGGCTGGCGAGCTCCGTGAGCGACGTCCTCGAGGCGCTGCAGCGAGaccgcggctcggcccggccccggctcaAGGCCGATCTGCAGAGagtgccggcgcggggcgcgcggccccgcggctgctCCAACG GCTCCCGGCCCCGGGACTGCTTCGACGTCTACGCGAGCGGCCAGCAAGAGGACGGGGTTTACTCCATCTTCCCCACGCACCACCCCTCGGGCTTCCAGGTCTACTGCGACATGAGCACCGACGGCGGCGGCTGGACG GTGTTCCAGCGGCGGGAGGACGGCTCCGTGAACTTCTTCCGCGGCTGGGCGGCCTACCGGGACGGCTTCGGGAAGCTGACGGGCGAGCACTGGTTAG ggCTGCAGCGGATCCACCTGCTCACGGCGCAGGCCGGCTACGAGCTCCGCGTCGACCTGGAGGACTTCGACAACGGCACGGCCTTCGCCCGCTACGGCACCTTCGGCGTGGGCCTCTTCTCCGTGGACGCCGAGGAGGACGGGTACCCCGTCTCCATCGCGGACTACTCGGGAACGGCAG gaGACTCCTTCCTCAAGCACAACGGGATGAAGTTCACCACCAAAGACCTGGACAACGACCACTCGGAGAACAACTGCGCGGCCTTCTACCACGGCGCCTGGTGGTACCGCAACTGCCACACGTCCAACCTCAACGGGCAGTACCTCAAGGGCCACCACAGCTCCTACGCCGACGGCATCGAGTGGTCCTCCTGGACCGGCTGGCAGTACTCCCTCAAGTTCACCGAGATGAAGATCCGGCCCGTCAGGGAGGAGAACTAG
- the QRFP gene encoding orexigenic neuropeptide QRFP has protein sequence MRATRSLSCLFLLSLGSACFPAGGRQEPGDPAPGTRPERSWREAAAAAERGGPGGWRGSRGESGALRATPRLRCGSREGSRLRPAGGEGRSGALGHLAEELHGYDRKKGGFAFRFGR, from the coding sequence ATGAGAGCGACCCGCTCCCTGTCCTGCCTGTTCCTGCTGAGCCTGGGCTCCGCCTGCTTCCCGGCCGGCGGCCGGCAGGAGCCCGGAGACCCCGCGCCGGGGACCCGGCCGGAGCGGAGCTGGcgagaggcggcggcggcggccgagcgcggcgggccgggcggctGGCGGGGGAGCCGCGGGGAGTCGGGCGCGCTGCGGGCCACCCCCCGGCTCCGCTGCGGGAGCCGCGAGGGCTCCAGGCTCCGGCCCGCCGGCGGCGAGGGGCGCAGCGGCGCACTGGGGCACCTGGCCGAGGAGCTCCATGGCTATGACCGCAAGAAGGGCGGCTTCGCCTTCCGCTTCGGGAGGTGA